In Prunus dulcis chromosome 1, ALMONDv2, whole genome shotgun sequence, the following are encoded in one genomic region:
- the LOC117626701 gene encoding transmembrane emp24 domain-containing protein p24delta3-like: protein MTSTSASGSSVAIIFLILCLVRTSQAIWLTLPSSGTKCVSEEIQNNVVVLADYVVIPDDHSHTPTISAKVTSPYGNNLHQKENSTHGQFAFTTHEAGNYLACFWVDGNNPGGGGVSVNIDWKTGIAAKDWESVARKEKIEGLELELRKLEGAVEAIHENLLYLKGRESEMRDVSERTNARVAWFSMMSLAVCIIVSTLQLWHLKSFFLKKKLI from the exons aTGACGAGTACGAGTGCGAGTGGGAGTTCGGTTGCCATCATTTTCTTGATCCTGTGCTTGGTACGGACGAGTCAAGCCATTTGGTTGACCTTACCCTCCTCCGGCACGAAGTGCGTTTCTGAGGAAATCCAGAACAACGTCGTCGTTTTGGCCGATTACGTCGTCATTCCCGACGATCACTCCCACACCCCCACCATCTCCGCCAAG GTGACATCACCATATGGGAACAATCTTCATCAAAAGGAGAATTCAACACATGGTCAGTTTGCATTCACAACTCATGAGGCTGGAAACTACCTGGCATGTTTTTGGGTTGATGGTAATAATCCTGGAGGTGGTGGAGTAAGTGTCAACATTGACTGGAAAACTGGAATTGCAGCTAAGGATTGGGAATCAGTagcaagaaaagagaagattgAG GGTCTTGAGCTCGAGCTGCGGAAACTTGAAGGAGCAGTGGAGGCAATCCATGAGAATCTACTCTACCTCAAGGGCAG AGAATCAGAGATGAGGGACGTGAGTGAAAGAACTAATGCGAGGGTGGCATGGTTCAGTATGATGTCCTTGGCTGTCTGCATTATAGTTTCAACTCTTCAGTTATGGCATTTGAAGAGTTTTTTCCTAAAGAAGAAGCTTATCTAA
- the LOC117614074 gene encoding uncharacterized protein LOC117614074, whose amino-acid sequence MEDLIAQFSFLSNQALQDKSFDPATIEDLMKLFEIEAYKSWAAVELEQQQEVEAAEVAMQEAEDYMDSVMESAMDEFRRFEAEMEAISKAELDSLVATAESARKMGTFMENAATIASKRYIEAALNSATASMKSAWKGISTSKVHPS is encoded by the coding sequence atggaagaTCTAATCGCCCAATTCAGCTTCCTCTCAAACCAAGCCTTGCAAGACAAAAGCTTCGACCCCGCCACGATCGAAGACCTGATGAAACTCTTCGAGATCGAAGCGTACAAATCATGGGCTGCAGTTGAACTGGAACAGCAGCAAGAAGTGGAAGCAGCTGAGGTTGCCATGCAGGAAGCTGAGGACTACATGGACTCAGTGATGGAGAGTGCCATGGATGAGTTCAGACGTTTTGAAGCGGAAATGGAAGCCATCTCCAAGGCTGAGCTCGACAGCTTAGTTGCCACTGCAGAAAGTGCAAGGAAGATGGGGACGTTCATGGAGAATGCAGCCACTATTGCTTCCAAGAGGTATATTGAGGCTGCTCTCAACTCAGCCACTGCTTCCATGAAATCAGCTTGGAAGGGGATTTCTACTAGCAAGGTTCACCCTTCttaa